The proteins below come from a single Octopus sinensis linkage group LG10, ASM634580v1, whole genome shotgun sequence genomic window:
- the LOC115216294 gene encoding protein ZBED8-like has translation MTTFKMKLHLWHSKLECETFAPPFPNPNTFLDEDDLRIDADILDIIKQHVLILHTEILRYFPDLQNFEKVHNIITRPFAISVVDLPSEDYVIQERFINLLNDGDAKHAFLNMCCSEFWIEMTQSYPDVAKCALKFVVPFETTYEYEMAFANLLSIQAKARSKLDEGSNY, from the coding sequence ATGACTACATTTAAAATGAAGCTCCATTTGTGGCATTCTAAATTGGAATGTGAGACTTTTGCACCACCATTTCCAAACCCCAATACTTTCCTTGATGAAGATGACCTTCGAATTGATGCTGACATCCTCGACATAATTAAACAGCATGTCTTAATTCTTCACACTGAAATTCTAAGATACTTCCCCGACCTACAAAATTTCGAAAAAGTTCATAATATCATCACCAGACCCTTTGCAATCTCTGTTGTTGATCTTCCGTCAGAAGATTATGTCATTCAAGAACGATTCATCAACTTGCTCAATGATGGAGATGCAAAACATGCCTTCCTTAATATGTGTTGCAGTGAATTCTGGATTGAAATGACGCAGTCCTATCCAGATGTCGCTAAATGCGCCCTCAAATTCGTCGTTCCATTCGAAACTACGTACGAATATGAGATGGCTTTTGCAAATTTACTATCAATTCAAGCAAAGGCTCGCAGTAAATTGGATGAGGGTAGCAATTATTAA